Part of the Paludisphaera borealis genome, CCCAGACCGTCCTCAGAGCAAAGGGCGCGCGTGCCGTGCTGACCTCGGACTTCGACTTCACGCTTCCCGACGAACTGATCGCCCAGCACCCCGTCAAGCCCCGCGACGCGTCGCGGCTGATGGTGGTCGACCGCCGCACCGGGGAGATCGCCCATCGCCATTTTGACGAACTCCCCGAGCTTCTCGATAGCCGCGACCTCCTCGTGCGGAATAATTCGCAGGTCCTCCCCGCGCGGTTGATCGGGCGACGCGCGGCGACCCAGGGAAAATGGGAAGGGTTGTTTCTGGACGAGCGGCCGGACGGCACCTGGGAAATCCTGGCCAAGACGCGCGGCCGTCCGGTCGCGGGCGAGACGGTCGTCGTCGGCGAAGGTTTGCCGCTGGTCCTCGAATCGCGGGAGGCCGACGGCCGCTGGATCGTCCGGCCGATCCTCCAGGACGAGGCCGACGCCTCGCCCCTGGCCCTGCTCCATCGCCACGGCCGCCCCCCCTGCCCCCTTACATCCGTGGCGGAATCGCCGCACCGGACGACGACGACGCCTACCAGACCGTTTACGCGCGCCGGCCGGGCTCGGTCGCGGCACCGACGGCGGGCCTGCATTTCACCGCCGACGTTTTCGACCGGCTCGCGGCGCGCGGGGTTCGGACGGCCGAGGTCACCTTGCACGTCGGCGTGGGTACGTTCCGCCCGATCGAGGCGGAGACGCTCGACGCGCACGTGATGCACGCCGAATGGGCCGAGATCGACGCCGAGACGGCGGCGATTCTGAGGGACCAGCGCGCGCGAGGTGGACGGATCGTTGCCGTGGGCACGACCTCGGCCCGGACGCTCGAAACGGCTTCGGCCTCGGGAACGATCCAGCCGTTTCAAGGGCGCACCAACCTCTTCATCCGTCCGGGACATGGGTTTCACGCCGTCGACGTCCTGCTCACCAACTTCCACCTGCCGCGCAGCAGTCTTCTGGTTCTCGTCAGCAGCCTCGCCGGCCTCGACTTGATGCGGCGGGCGTACGCCGAGGCCGTCCGCGAGCGCTATCGCTTCTTCAGCTACGGCGACGCCATGCTCATCATCTCCTGAAGCCCGGAAGATGAGCTAGAATCGCAATGGAGGAGGGCTGCGTTTTGGAAACGAATGCGGAACCTGGCGATCGCCGCGGCGGAACGCGTCGACAACGCCCGACCGGACCTCTCGACGCGTTCCGCCTGGGAGGCCGCCGCGCCCGGGTCCGTCGTGAGGAAGACAAGGGGGACATCTACTTCTTGGATCGGTTCCCCGCCCGGACCTTGGCCCTCGTGGTCGGCGTCCTGGGCCTGACGTTGCTCGACGGCGTGCTCACGATTGAACTGCTCGACACCAATAGCGAGGAGGTCAATCCGCTGATGCGGAGGTTGCTCGAATACGGTCCGCTGTGGTTCTTGCTGGGCAAGTATGTGCTGACGGCCGTCGGCCTGCCGTTCCTGGTCGTCTTCCAGGATTACCGACTGTTCGCGACCGGCTTCCGGGTCCGGTTCCTGCTGCCGATCTTTCTGTCGCTTTACGTGGTGCTCGTGGCGTATCAACTGCATTTGCTCGACCTCGGCCATCTCCGCGCCGATCCCGGCGGGCCGTAGAGGAGGCGGAGCGTGACGTTCGTGCATCACGCGACTCTGATCGCGCTGGGGATGGTGGTCGGCTCGTGCGTGGGGAGCTTTCTGAACGTCTGCGTCTACCGCGTCCCGCGCGGGCGAAGCGTTCTGAATCCCCCGTCGTCCTGCCCTTGCTGCGGGTCGAGCATTCGGGCGCGCGACAACGTGCCGGTGCTCGGCTGGATCTTCCTCGGGGGCACGTGTCGCGACTGCGGGGGGCGGATCTCGATTCGCTACCCGTTGATCGAGCTGGCGACCGGCCTCCTCTTCGCGACGGTGTACCTGGCCCACCTCGCCGCCGAGACCGGCGACATGCTGGAGCGTTGCGGCCCGTGGCTGGTCGGGTTCCGGGTCGTCGTCGAACCGCTTCTCATCCTGACGCCGATCGCGGCCGTCTGGATGCGCGCGGAGGCGCGGGCGATCGCCGGCTAGAGCGGTTTGCGTTTGGGTTGCACACGTAGGGGCTTCCCGCGCACACCGAGGGTGTGCAACCCTAACGCAAGACCGCGAGAGAAGCCGAGAGATCACGCGACGTTCACGGCGCGGGTCGGGCCGAACTCGCGCCGGTGGGGAGGATCAGGCGCTGGCCGACTCGGGGACGGCCCTCGGCTTGCAGCAGGTCGCGGTTCAGTTCGGCGATCTCGCCGGCGCGGGAGTCGTCGCCGAACCAGGCGCGGGCGATGCCGCGGAGCGTCTCGTTGGGGCGAACGACGTGGATCGCCGAGCTGGTGGCGGGGTCGACCTCGTCCCTCGGCTTCGGCGCGCGGGCGGGCTGAACCTCGGGGTCGACTCGCGGAGCCGGGCTGGGCGCCGGCCGGCTCGGGGGAGCGTGACGTACACCAGGCGGCTGCGCCGCGATCGGTTCGAGGGTCGGCAGAGCCGACGGCTCGATCGCGGCCTGTTGCGGACCGAGCATTTTCCGATCGAGATCGTCCACCGGAGGGATCACGATCTGCTTGCCCACGGCCAGGGCGCCCGGCCAGGCGATCGCCCCCCGGTTGGCCCACCACAGCGCCCTCGAAAACCGAGGCGAGCCGTAGTAAGACTTGGCGATGGTCTCGAACGTCTCGCCAACGCGCACGGCGTGGCGGCGGCCGGCGACCTTCTTCGGAGCGGCCGGCGCCTCCGCCTTGTAGCCGGCCAACGCGACGGCGGGATCGGCCTTGGGCTTCGGCGCGTCGCGACTCGTGATCGGCGGCGACGCCAGAATCGGCGCGCTGGGAACCAGCCGCCCCGCTCTCATCGCGTCGATCCGCGAACCGACGTCGAGCAGCACGGGTTCGCCCGGCGGCGATGCGGCCCGGTCAATGGTCGTGGGCGTGAGCGACGCCGAGGGAGGTTGTTCGACGCGCAAGGGAGCGGGGACGGGAATGGGAATAGGCTCGGGCCCCGGCGCGAGCGCGAGGTCGGCAAGCGGGGGGGCCGTCGCGGGCGCGGTCGGCCTGACATCGGCCGCAGCCTGCTTGACGCCGTCCGGGTTTCCGGCGCGACCGGCGCGGGCCAGGTCGGCGCCGTGAAGAGGCGCGGGGCCGGCGGTCCAGATGTGGGGCGTCAGCAGGACGACCAGTTCGCGACGCCTGCCGAGCTTGTCCTTGAGGCCGAACAGGTGGCCCAGAGCGGGCAGCCGCGACAGTCCCGGAAGGCCCGTCTGGTTGTAGACGTCTTCCTCTTCCATCAGACCGCCGATGACCAGGGTCGATCCGTTG contains:
- a CDS encoding prepilin peptidase, coding for MTFVHHATLIALGMVVGSCVGSFLNVCVYRVPRGRSVLNPPSSCPCCGSSIRARDNVPVLGWIFLGGTCRDCGGRISIRYPLIELATGLLFATVYLAHLAAETGDMLERCGPWLVGFRVVVEPLLILTPIAAVWMRAEARAIAG
- a CDS encoding DUF5658 family protein; translated protein: METNAEPGDRRGGTRRQRPTGPLDAFRLGGRRARVRREEDKGDIYFLDRFPARTLALVVGVLGLTLLDGVLTIELLDTNSEEVNPLMRRLLEYGPLWFLLGKYVLTAVGLPFLVVFQDYRLFATGFRVRFLLPIFLSLYVVLVAYQLHLLDLGHLRADPGGP